From Candidatus Pedobacter colombiensis, one genomic window encodes:
- a CDS encoding ester cyclase: MKTRSLIVITLTALTILFILDSCSNSGNTLASVSTIDSLRKQIKDLTAGNDSVNKHLVKFDTLDFVVFSQQQWVRFHETHSKDIIVNWPDGHHTTGLERHIEDMKAMFVYAPNTNIKIHPIRFGSGEWTCVTGVMTGTFTKPMPIGGGKFIQPTGKSFSIPMCTVGHWKNGLMVEESLFWDNQTYMTQMGLGK, translated from the coding sequence ATGAAAACAAGATCATTAATTGTTATTACATTAACAGCCTTAACAATCTTATTTATTTTAGACAGTTGCAGCAACAGCGGAAACACATTGGCTAGTGTAAGCACTATTGATTCGCTTCGCAAGCAGATCAAGGATTTAACTGCCGGTAACGATTCGGTCAACAAACATCTTGTGAAATTCGATACTCTAGATTTTGTTGTTTTTAGCCAGCAGCAGTGGGTCAGGTTCCATGAAACACATTCAAAGGACATTATTGTTAACTGGCCGGACGGTCATCATACTACTGGTCTGGAAAGGCATATTGAAGATATGAAAGCTATGTTCGTTTATGCACCCAATACCAATATAAAAATACATCCGATCAGATTTGGTAGTGGCGAATGGACCTGTGTGACAGGGGTGATGACCGGCACCTTTACCAAACCCATGCCCATCGGTGGCGGTAAATTTATTCAGCCAACAGGTAAATCCTTTTCGATACCCATGTGCACCGTGGGCCATTGGAAAAACGGTCTCATGGTAGAAGAATCCCTTTTTTGGGACAATCAAACCTATATGACTCAAATGGGGCTGGGTAAATAA